The proteins below are encoded in one region of Streptomyces sp. NBC_00490:
- a CDS encoding response regulator transcription factor — protein MRVLLVEDDEPVAESLRRGLLRYGFEVTWVATGGAALRHEEPYDVVLLDLGLPDTDGLDVCRALRERGDVPIIVISARSDETDRVVGLELGADDYVSKPFGVREVIARIRAVMRRAQPRTSSAEPAGPDRYGDRLTIDRKAVRVHLDGAEVALAPKEYDLLAFLTEEPGALMSREQIMEAVWDANWFGPTKTLDVHVAALRRKLAGAITIEAVRGVGFRLIVNGGSDAS, from the coding sequence GTGCGCGTACTGCTGGTGGAAGACGATGAGCCGGTCGCCGAGTCACTCCGGCGCGGACTGCTGCGTTACGGCTTCGAGGTGACCTGGGTCGCCACGGGCGGGGCGGCGCTGAGGCACGAGGAGCCCTACGACGTCGTACTCCTCGATCTCGGGCTGCCCGACACCGACGGTCTCGACGTGTGCAGGGCGCTGCGCGAGCGCGGGGACGTGCCGATCATCGTGATCAGCGCACGGAGCGACGAGACGGACCGGGTGGTCGGCCTCGAACTCGGCGCGGACGACTACGTCTCCAAGCCGTTCGGGGTCCGGGAGGTCATCGCGCGGATAAGGGCGGTGATGCGGCGCGCCCAGCCGCGTACGTCGTCCGCCGAGCCCGCCGGGCCCGACCGCTACGGCGACCGCCTCACGATCGACCGCAAGGCGGTCCGGGTCCACCTGGACGGCGCGGAGGTCGCGCTGGCCCCCAAGGAGTACGACCTGCTGGCCTTCCTCACCGAGGAGCCGGGGGCGCTGATGTCGCGCGAGCAGATCATGGAGGCGGTCTGGGACGCGAACTGGTTCGGGCCGACGAAGACCCTGGACGTCCATGTGGCGGCGCTGCGGCGGAAGCTGGCGGGGGCGATCACGATCGAGGCGGTGCGGGGGGTCGGCTTCCGGCTCATCGTCAACGGCGGCAGTGACGCTTCATGA
- a CDS encoding aspartate-semialdehyde dehydrogenase translates to MAGTGSVRPTLAVVGATGAVGTVMLQILSQHADIWGEIRLIASPRSAGRKLAVRGEQVEVVALTEEAFDGVDVAMFDVPDEVSAQWAPIAAARGAVVVDNSGAFRMDPEVPLVVPEVNAHRARVRPRGIIANPNCTTLSMIVALGALHAEFGLRELVVSSYQAVSGAGRAGVETLRQQLSLVAGTELGTHPGDVRRAVGDNTGPFPEPVALNVVPWAGSLREDGWSSEEMKVRDESRKILGLPQLPVAVTCVRVPVVTTHSLTVHARFEGEVTVAKAREILATAPGVVLFDNPAAGEFPTPADVVGTDPTWVGRVRRALDDPTALELFVCGDNLRKGAALNTAQIAELVATEFM, encoded by the coding sequence ATGGCCGGGACAGGGTCCGTGCGGCCGACGCTCGCGGTCGTGGGAGCGACCGGAGCCGTCGGTACGGTCATGCTTCAGATCCTGTCCCAGCACGCGGACATCTGGGGCGAGATCCGTCTGATCGCCTCGCCGCGCTCGGCCGGCCGCAAGCTGGCCGTGCGCGGCGAGCAGGTCGAGGTGGTCGCCCTGACGGAGGAGGCCTTCGACGGGGTCGACGTCGCCATGTTCGACGTCCCCGACGAGGTCTCCGCGCAGTGGGCGCCGATCGCCGCCGCGCGCGGTGCCGTCGTCGTGGACAACTCGGGCGCCTTCCGGATGGACCCGGAGGTGCCCCTCGTCGTCCCCGAGGTCAACGCGCACCGGGCGCGCGTCAGGCCGCGCGGCATCATCGCCAACCCCAACTGCACGACCCTCTCGATGATCGTGGCCCTCGGAGCGCTCCACGCCGAGTTCGGGCTGCGTGAGCTGGTGGTGTCCTCGTACCAGGCGGTGAGCGGCGCGGGCCGGGCCGGCGTCGAGACCCTGCGCCAGCAGCTCTCGCTGGTCGCCGGCACGGAACTGGGGACCCATCCCGGAGACGTCCGGCGGGCCGTGGGCGACAACACCGGGCCCTTCCCGGAGCCGGTCGCGCTCAATGTCGTCCCGTGGGCCGGGTCGCTGCGCGAGGACGGGTGGTCGTCGGAGGAGATGAAGGTGCGGGACGAGTCCCGCAAGATCCTCGGCCTCCCCCAGCTGCCCGTCGCGGTCACCTGTGTACGGGTTCCGGTCGTCACCACGCACTCGCTGACCGTCCACGCCCGCTTCGAGGGCGAGGTCACCGTCGCCAAGGCGCGTGAGATCCTCGCCACCGCGCCGGGCGTCGTGCTCTTCGACAACCCGGCCGCCGGGGAGTTCCCGACCCCCGCCGACGTGGTCGGCACCGACCCCACATGGGTGGGCCGGGTACGCCGGGCGCTGGACGACCCGACCGCCCTCGAACTGTTTGTTTGCGGCGACAACCTGCGCAAGGGCGCGGCCCTCAACACCGCGCAGATCGCCGAGCTGGTGGCGACCGAGTTCATGTGA
- a CDS encoding sulfite exporter TauE/SafE family protein, which translates to MTADVLLAGIVLLGSSVQWLTGMGFALVAVPALILLLGPAQGVVLANCASGAICVVGLAGGWRQVRPGAMVPLCAAAACTVPAGAWMTRQLPEPVLLLVMGGLVTGAVLLVMRGVRVPALRGTKGAVMAGAAGGFMNSAAGVGGPPVSLYALNAGWTVREFVPNAMFYGVVVNAFSVAANGLPELSGARWGWVVVAMTVGGLIGRGLASRIPEKRARLLVLLLALTGGITAVGKGLWGL; encoded by the coding sequence ATGACGGCCGACGTGCTTCTCGCGGGGATCGTGCTGCTCGGCTCCTCCGTCCAGTGGCTCACCGGCATGGGGTTCGCCCTGGTCGCCGTGCCGGCGCTGATCCTGCTGCTCGGGCCCGCGCAGGGGGTGGTCCTAGCCAACTGCGCCTCCGGGGCCATCTGTGTCGTGGGACTGGCGGGCGGCTGGCGTCAGGTACGTCCGGGCGCGATGGTGCCGCTGTGCGCGGCGGCGGCGTGCACGGTGCCGGCGGGGGCCTGGATGACCCGCCAACTGCCGGAGCCGGTCCTGTTGTTGGTGATGGGCGGGCTCGTCACCGGCGCCGTGCTGCTGGTCATGCGGGGCGTGCGCGTGCCCGCGCTGCGCGGCACGAAGGGCGCGGTCATGGCGGGTGCGGCGGGCGGGTTCATGAACTCGGCTGCCGGGGTCGGCGGGCCGCCGGTGTCCCTCTACGCCCTCAACGCGGGCTGGACGGTACGGGAGTTCGTGCCGAACGCCATGTTCTACGGCGTCGTCGTCAACGCGTTCTCGGTGGCGGCGAACGGGCTGCCGGAGCTGAGCGGGGCGCGGTGGGGCTGGGTGGTCGTGGCGATGACCGTCGGCGGCCTGATCGGCAGGGGCCTCGCTTCCCGCATACCCGAGAAGCGGGCCCGGCTGCTCGTACTGCTGCTCGCCCTGACGGGCGGGATCACGGCCGTCGGCAAGGGGCTGTGGGGGCTGTGA
- a CDS encoding sensor histidine kinase: protein MNRQLIRSYILLVAVAILLFTVPVAFTLTDQLRDDTRLSVLREANTMALLLGNGDSISCDALTEVAKAYSRKTPGTVQVTPTSDCAPALPEPSTDAALTRAVEKNEPTTDWGSDFVWGKHLTVTVPAEGEAAVRIVYATSGMTTRLWNIWGFRAALAVLVLAAAAAIGAYAARRITAPLRELNAMASKFSDGDLTARSPVTGPPETQTLARTLNQGAERLDTLVASQRIFVADASHQLRTPLTALRLSLDNIADGTDDEFVREDVEQATAEVVRMSRLVNGLLVLARAEAKVTAAEPLLLADIIEERLDVWRPAADERGVTIALGGSNADGRLLVMASPGHLDQVLDNVLSNALEVSPDGGTITVRTESRGEEALLSVLDQGPGMSDAEKSRAFDRFWRGQGLTGRSGSGLGLAVVKQLVTDDGGTVTLGDAPGGGLVVRISLRASPRSGG from the coding sequence ATGAACCGCCAGCTCATCCGGAGTTACATCCTGCTCGTCGCGGTGGCGATCCTGCTGTTCACGGTGCCGGTGGCGTTCACGCTGACCGACCAACTGCGGGACGACACCAGGCTCTCCGTGCTGCGCGAGGCCAACACCATGGCGCTGCTGCTGGGCAACGGCGACAGCATTTCGTGCGACGCGCTGACCGAGGTGGCCAAGGCCTACAGCCGCAAGACCCCCGGCACCGTCCAGGTCACCCCGACCAGCGACTGCGCCCCGGCCCTGCCTGAGCCCTCCACGGACGCAGCGCTGACGCGGGCCGTGGAGAAGAACGAGCCGACGACCGACTGGGGTTCCGACTTCGTCTGGGGCAAGCACCTCACGGTCACCGTGCCTGCCGAGGGTGAGGCGGCCGTGCGGATCGTGTACGCGACCTCGGGGATGACCACCAGGCTGTGGAACATCTGGGGCTTCCGGGCCGCGCTGGCCGTGCTCGTGCTCGCGGCCGCCGCCGCGATCGGCGCGTACGCCGCCCGCCGGATCACCGCTCCGCTGCGCGAACTCAACGCCATGGCCAGCAAGTTCAGCGACGGCGACCTCACCGCGCGCTCCCCCGTGACGGGCCCGCCGGAGACCCAGACGCTGGCGCGCACCCTCAACCAGGGTGCGGAGCGTCTCGACACGCTGGTCGCCTCGCAGCGGATCTTCGTGGCGGACGCCTCGCATCAACTGCGCACCCCTCTCACGGCGTTGCGGTTGTCGCTGGACAACATCGCGGACGGCACCGATGACGAGTTCGTACGGGAGGACGTGGAGCAGGCGACCGCCGAGGTGGTCCGGATGAGCCGTCTGGTCAACGGGCTGCTGGTGCTGGCGCGGGCGGAGGCGAAGGTCACGGCCGCGGAGCCGCTGTTGCTGGCGGACATCATCGAGGAACGTCTGGACGTGTGGAGGCCGGCCGCCGACGAGCGCGGAGTCACCATCGCGCTTGGGGGGAGTAACGCCGACGGCCGGCTGCTGGTGATGGCCAGCCCGGGTCATCTGGACCAGGTGCTGGACAACGTGCTTTCCAATGCCCTGGAGGTGTCACCGGACGGGGGCACGATCACCGTCCGGACCGAATCGCGGGGCGAGGAGGCCCTGTTGTCGGTCCTCGACCAGGGGCCGGGCATGTCCGACGCGGAGAAGTCCCGCGCCTTCGACCGCTTCTGGCGCGGCCAGGGCCTGACCGGGCGCTCCGGGTCCGGTCTCGGCCTCGCCGTCGTCAAGCAGTTGGTGACCGACGACGGCGGGACGGTGACGCTCGGGGACGCGCCCGGGGGCGGGCTGGTGGTGCGGATCAGCCTTCGGGCATCGCCGAGGAGTGGTGGTTGA
- a CDS encoding tetratricopeptide repeat protein: MNSAAGAFGERAIASAQGIRQALSGDGVVAMYAEKALPPEAFALPESAPERLVNLPDRTALFVGRRRELALLDTAFREANDVVVQAVHGLGGIGKSTLAAHWAAGCVRSYNPVWWITAESPADLDAGLAEFAVALQPALRDVLSREALRERAVQWLAGHEGWLLVLDNVSDPADVKALLGRAPGGRFLITTRRASGWHKVAEALSLDVLEPAEAIELFERIDGSGEDVEALCRELGHLPLAVEQAAAYCAEAGISAGRYRELLAAYPEEVFAQSAEGTDQTRTVARVWRVSLDRLADTPLAGRILGVIAWWASEGIPRAYLEPLGSPVEVTEAVRRLAAHSLIKVHDDDTISVHRLVQAVGRAEFDASHEAAHVLLDNSGALRAVDAELTWLMHLEAMAGRTDPENDGEYEAWLFDMGGFTAEAARAVELHERAAAAAERTFGPSDELTLTTRGHLAQSHGYAGDRIRAVELLEENLADHVRVLGPRSKLTFEARSALADAMVEAGRFADALSLARANVRSAEQALGDRHQTVLGARSTWAKALRRAVETDTGSDATVAARAIEELLVKISAVEGEDSMIFDICHWQLIWVCKSAGDIEGAAAHFEECITRRGRIFGETDGVTLSTRRALVRFLWDTVGDLGRARDQAVLLLADWERLVGETAYVRDLRQDFAPLLTPPGV; the protein is encoded by the coding sequence GTGAACTCGGCGGCGGGGGCTTTTGGAGAGCGGGCCATCGCGTCGGCGCAGGGGATACGGCAGGCGCTCAGCGGGGACGGCGTCGTCGCGATGTACGCGGAGAAGGCGTTGCCGCCGGAGGCGTTCGCGCTGCCCGAGTCGGCGCCCGAAAGGTTGGTCAATCTGCCCGACAGGACCGCCTTGTTCGTCGGTCGTCGGCGTGAACTCGCCTTGCTTGACACGGCGTTCAGAGAGGCGAACGACGTCGTGGTCCAAGCCGTGCACGGGCTCGGCGGCATCGGGAAGTCGACGCTTGCCGCGCACTGGGCGGCGGGGTGTGTGAGGTCGTACAACCCCGTTTGGTGGATCACCGCCGAGAGCCCGGCCGATCTCGACGCCGGGCTCGCAGAGTTCGCGGTCGCGTTGCAGCCTGCGCTGCGGGATGTGCTGTCCCGGGAGGCCCTGCGGGAGCGGGCGGTCCAGTGGCTGGCGGGGCATGAGGGGTGGCTGCTGGTCCTGGACAACGTGTCCGATCCGGCGGATGTGAAGGCGCTGCTGGGGCGGGCCCCGGGTGGGAGGTTTCTGATCACCACGCGGCGGGCCAGCGGGTGGCACAAGGTCGCTGAGGCGTTGTCGCTGGATGTGCTGGAACCCGCGGAGGCCATCGAGCTGTTCGAGCGGATCGATGGTTCAGGCGAGGACGTTGAGGCGCTGTGCCGGGAACTGGGGCATCTGCCGCTCGCTGTCGAACAGGCGGCGGCCTACTGCGCGGAGGCTGGCATCTCGGCCGGACGGTACCGGGAGTTGCTGGCCGCGTATCCGGAGGAGGTCTTCGCCCAGTCGGCGGAGGGCACGGACCAGACCCGAACGGTCGCCAGGGTGTGGAGGGTGTCCCTGGACCGGCTGGCGGACACGCCGTTGGCCGGGCGGATCCTCGGGGTCATCGCCTGGTGGGCGTCAGAGGGGATTCCGCGGGCGTATCTGGAACCGCTCGGGAGTCCGGTCGAGGTGACGGAGGCGGTCCGGCGGCTGGCTGCGCACAGCCTGATCAAGGTGCACGACGATGACACGATCTCGGTGCACCGGCTGGTTCAGGCGGTGGGGCGGGCGGAATTCGACGCGAGCCACGAGGCCGCCCACGTGCTGCTGGACAACAGTGGAGCGCTCCGCGCGGTCGACGCCGAGCTGACCTGGCTCATGCACTTGGAGGCGATGGCCGGCCGTACCGATCCGGAGAACGACGGCGAATACGAAGCCTGGCTGTTCGACATGGGTGGCTTCACGGCCGAAGCCGCCCGCGCGGTGGAACTGCATGAGCGAGCCGCGGCCGCGGCGGAGCGGACGTTCGGGCCCAGTGACGAGTTGACGCTCACCACGCGCGGCCACCTGGCCCAGTCACATGGATATGCCGGTGATCGCATACGCGCGGTCGAGTTGCTGGAAGAGAACTTGGCCGACCATGTGCGTGTGCTCGGTCCCAGAAGCAAGCTGACCTTCGAGGCCCGTTCAGCCCTGGCCGACGCGATGGTGGAGGCGGGACGCTTCGCTGACGCGCTGTCGTTGGCGAGGGCGAACGTGAGAAGTGCCGAACAGGCTCTGGGCGACCGGCATCAGACGGTTCTCGGGGCACGGTCGACATGGGCGAAGGCGTTGAGACGCGCTGTGGAGACGGACACCGGCAGCGATGCGACAGTTGCCGCCCGCGCGATCGAGGAACTACTCGTCAAGATCTCAGCGGTCGAGGGCGAGGACTCCATGATCTTCGACATCTGCCACTGGCAGCTCATCTGGGTCTGTAAGTCCGCGGGGGACATCGAGGGGGCCGCGGCTCACTTCGAAGAGTGCATCACACGTAGGGGGCGCATCTTCGGAGAGACGGACGGGGTCACGCTGAGCACCCGCCGGGCGCTCGTCAGATTTCTCTGGGACACGGTCGGGGACCTGGGCCGCGCTCGCGACCAGGCCGTCCTTCTCCTCGCGGACTGGGAGCGCCTGGTCGGCGAGACCGCCTACGTCCGAGACCTCCGTCAGGACTTCGCCCCCCTTCTCACCCCACCCGGGGTGTAG
- a CDS encoding tRNA-dependent cyclodipeptide synthase produces MTTATVSEIQHVTLTDLFEVRPFTPHCEVIRGAGDHAVIGVSPGNSYFSARRVLDLARWGLAHFERVDFVHTDLHVAEMYEASGYPADDARRKAVKNLRGVRAKVLGAVRAVDPGGTRLRAHAMSDFRANPAYRDLHEHLTARLGTDEEFRTTCEQLVATFLAGKTQSVTEAQREVCMAYVCAEAPLFLDTPAVLGVPSSLNCYHQLLPMAELLYAPGAGLRASRNQGHAIVTPAREVRGAVR; encoded by the coding sequence TTGACGACTGCGACCGTCTCAGAGATCCAGCACGTCACCCTCACCGACCTCTTCGAGGTACGGCCCTTCACCCCCCACTGCGAGGTCATCCGCGGCGCCGGCGACCACGCCGTCATCGGCGTCTCCCCCGGCAACAGCTACTTCTCCGCCCGCCGGGTCCTGGACCTGGCCCGCTGGGGGCTCGCCCACTTCGAGCGGGTGGACTTCGTCCACACCGATCTGCACGTGGCCGAGATGTACGAGGCCTCCGGCTATCCGGCCGACGACGCGCGCCGCAAGGCGGTGAAGAACCTGCGCGGCGTACGCGCCAAGGTGCTGGGCGCCGTGCGGGCCGTCGACCCCGGCGGCACCCGTCTGCGGGCCCACGCCATGTCGGACTTCCGCGCCAATCCCGCGTACCGCGACCTCCACGAGCACCTCACCGCCCGCCTCGGCACCGACGAGGAGTTCCGCACGACCTGCGAACAGCTCGTCGCCACCTTCCTCGCCGGGAAGACGCAGAGCGTCACCGAGGCCCAGCGCGAGGTCTGCATGGCGTACGTCTGCGCCGAGGCCCCGCTCTTCCTGGACACCCCGGCCGTCCTGGGCGTGCCGTCCTCCCTGAACTGCTACCACCAGCTGCTGCCGATGGCCGAGCTGCTCTACGCGCCCGGCGCGGGCCTGCGCGCCTCACGCAACCAGGGCCACGCCATCGTCACGCCGGCGCGGGAGGTGCGCGGTGCCGTCCGCTGA
- a CDS encoding cytochrome P450, which translates to MPSADTLVDFPFTWRGDRLPAEVEELRGSSPVRRVRTIAGDSAWLVSSYDLCKQVLEDPRFSLKDTSAPGVPRQYALTIPPEVVNNMGNITGAGLRKAVLKALNPKSPGLVEWMRSYAGRLIDALAREGAPADLRGGFADPYSAGMHCRLLGIPQEDAPRLMRSLDIAFMNSACPVTGARLNWDRDIAYMTERLDDPATAGLMAELAALRTDPDYAHLTDEMLATVGVTMFGAGVVSTAGFLTMALLALIQHPGLQADLVADPGRIPAAVEELLRINLSIGDGLPRLALEDVVLGDVRVAAGELVLVLVEGANFDPAAFPDPHTVDLDRANSAAHLSFGGGRHYCPATALGRRHAEIALAVLLERMPRLALAVPVEQLVWRTGFMKRIPERLPVMW; encoded by the coding sequence GTGCCGTCCGCTGACACCCTCGTCGACTTCCCGTTCACCTGGCGCGGCGACCGGCTCCCCGCGGAGGTCGAGGAGCTGCGCGGGTCGTCCCCCGTCCGCCGGGTCCGCACCATCGCCGGCGACTCGGCCTGGCTGGTGTCGTCGTACGACCTCTGCAAGCAGGTCCTCGAGGACCCGCGGTTCAGCCTGAAGGACACCTCGGCGCCGGGTGTGCCCCGCCAGTACGCGCTGACGATCCCGCCCGAGGTCGTCAACAACATGGGGAACATCACGGGCGCCGGGCTGCGCAAGGCCGTACTGAAGGCCCTGAACCCGAAGAGCCCAGGTCTCGTGGAGTGGATGCGGTCCTACGCCGGCCGGCTGATCGACGCGCTGGCCCGCGAGGGCGCTCCGGCGGATCTGCGGGGCGGCTTCGCCGATCCGTACTCGGCCGGGATGCACTGCCGGCTCCTCGGCATCCCGCAGGAGGACGCGCCGAGGCTGATGCGGAGCCTGGACATCGCGTTCATGAACTCCGCCTGTCCGGTCACGGGCGCCCGGCTCAACTGGGACCGCGACATCGCGTACATGACCGAGCGGCTGGACGACCCGGCGACGGCGGGTCTGATGGCCGAGCTGGCCGCCCTGCGCACGGACCCCGACTACGCCCACCTCACCGACGAGATGCTCGCGACGGTCGGCGTGACGATGTTCGGGGCGGGCGTCGTCTCCACCGCCGGGTTCCTGACCATGGCCCTGCTGGCGCTGATCCAGCACCCCGGGCTCCAGGCCGATCTGGTCGCGGACCCCGGTCGGATTCCGGCGGCCGTGGAGGAGCTGCTGCGGATCAATCTGTCCATCGGGGACGGGCTGCCGAGGCTGGCACTGGAGGACGTGGTCCTCGGGGACGTGCGGGTGGCGGCGGGCGAGCTGGTGCTCGTGCTGGTCGAGGGCGCGAACTTCGACCCGGCCGCCTTCCCCGACCCGCACACCGTCGACCTCGACCGCGCCAACAGCGCCGCGCACCTCTCCTTCGGCGGCGGCCGGCACTACTGCCCCGCCACGGCGCTGGGCCGCAGGCACGCCGAGATCGCCCTGGCGGTGCTGCTGGAACGCATGCCCCGGCTCGCGCTCGCCGTTCCGGTGGAACAGCTGGTGTGGCGGACGGGGTTCATGAAGCGGATCCCGGAGCGGCTGCCGGTCATGTGGTAG
- a CDS encoding SgcJ/EcaC family oxidoreductase, with product MTRRPITKRAAIVTAGALVAVGTFAAGVGVAGPDKHSVKKPTKAEIAAQFDGWNKALQTGDAQRVADRYAADAVLLPTVSNKVRSDRAERVDYFEHFLLNKPVGKKIETHINVLDNNSALDAGVYEFTLTDPETGAKRVVEARYTFEYEKRNGEWKIVNHHSSAMPEG from the coding sequence ATGACCCGTCGCCCGATAACCAAGCGTGCAGCCATCGTCACCGCTGGTGCCCTCGTCGCCGTCGGCACCTTCGCCGCCGGCGTCGGCGTCGCCGGACCGGACAAGCACAGCGTCAAGAAGCCCACCAAGGCCGAGATCGCCGCCCAGTTCGACGGCTGGAACAAGGCCCTGCAGACCGGCGACGCCCAGAGAGTCGCCGACCGGTACGCCGCGGACGCCGTCCTGCTGCCCACCGTCTCCAACAAGGTCCGCAGCGACCGCGCCGAACGCGTCGACTACTTCGAGCACTTCCTGCTGAACAAGCCGGTCGGCAAGAAGATCGAGACGCACATCAACGTCCTCGACAACAACTCCGCCCTGGACGCCGGCGTGTACGAGTTCACGCTCACCGACCCGGAGACCGGCGCCAAGCGTGTCGTCGAGGCCCGCTACACCTTCGAGTACGAGAAGCGCAACGGCGAGTGGAAGATCGTCAACCACCACTCCTCGGCGATGCCCGAAGGCTGA
- a CDS encoding aspartate kinase — MGLVVQKYGGSSVADAEGIKRVAKRIVEAKKNGNQVVVVVSAMGDTTDELIDLAEQVSPMPAGREFDMLLTAGERISMALLAMAIKNLGHEAQSFTGSQAGVITDSVHNKARIIDVTPGRIRESLDRGNIAIVAGFQGVSQDKKDITTLGRGGSDTTAVALAAALDAEVCEIYTDVDGVFTADPRVVKKAKKIDWISFEDMLELASSGSKVLLHRCVEYARRYNIPIHVRSSFSGLQGTWVSSEPIKQGDKPVEQAIISGVAHDTSEAKVTVVGVPDKPGEAATIFRTISDAEINIDMIVQNVSAASTGLTDISFTLPKTEGRKAIDALEKNKAGIGFDSLRYDDQIGKISLVGAGMKTNPGVTASFFEALSDAGVNIELISTSEIRISVITRADDVNEAVRAVHTAFGLDSDSDEAVVYGGTGR; from the coding sequence GTGGGCCTTGTCGTGCAGAAGTACGGAGGCTCCTCCGTAGCCGATGCCGAGGGCATCAAGCGCGTCGCCAAGCGAATCGTGGAAGCGAAGAAGAACGGCAACCAGGTGGTTGTCGTGGTTTCCGCGATGGGCGACACGACGGACGAGCTGATCGATCTCGCCGAGCAGGTATCTCCGATGCCGGCCGGCCGTGAGTTCGACATGCTGCTGACCGCCGGAGAGCGGATCTCCATGGCCCTGCTGGCCATGGCGATCAAAAACCTGGGCCACGAGGCCCAGAGCTTCACCGGCAGCCAGGCAGGCGTCATCACCGACTCGGTCCACAACAAAGCGCGGATCATCGACGTCACGCCCGGCCGTATCCGGGAGTCCCTGGACCGGGGCAACATCGCCATCGTCGCGGGCTTCCAGGGCGTCAGCCAGGACAAGAAGGACATCACCACGCTGGGCCGCGGCGGCAGCGACACCACGGCCGTGGCCCTGGCCGCCGCCCTGGACGCCGAGGTGTGCGAGATCTACACCGACGTGGACGGCGTGTTCACCGCCGACCCGCGCGTGGTGAAGAAGGCGAAGAAGATCGACTGGATCTCCTTCGAGGACATGCTGGAGCTGGCGTCGTCCGGCTCCAAGGTGCTGCTCCACCGCTGTGTGGAGTACGCCCGTCGCTACAACATCCCGATCCATGTCCGGTCCAGCTTCAGCGGACTCCAGGGCACATGGGTCAGCAGTGAACCGATCAAGCAAGGGGACAAGCCGGTGGAGCAGGCGATCATCTCCGGTGTCGCGCACGACACCTCCGAGGCCAAGGTCACGGTCGTGGGCGTGCCCGACAAGCCGGGCGAGGCCGCCACGATCTTCCGCACGATCTCCGACGCCGAGATCAACATCGACATGATCGTGCAGAACGTGTCCGCCGCCTCCACCGGTCTGACGGACATCTCCTTCACGCTGCCGAAGACCGAGGGCCGCAAGGCCATCGACGCCCTGGAGAAGAACAAGGCCGGCATCGGCTTCGACTCCCTGCGCTACGACGACCAGATCGGCAAGATCTCCCTGGTCGGCGCGGGGATGAAGACCAACCCGGGCGTCACCGCCTCCTTCTTCGAGGCGCTCTCCGACGCGGGCGTGAACATCGAGCTGATCTCGACCTCGGAGATCCGCATCTCGGTCATCACGCGCGCCGACGACGTCAACGAGGCCGTCCGCGCCGTGCACACCGCCTTCGGGCTCGACTCCGACAGCGACGAGGCCGTCGTCTACGGGGGCACGGGACGCTGA
- a CDS encoding SigE family RNA polymerase sigma factor, whose protein sequence is MAEVLDFTAVSRGTALRPPRPTAVRPRRAGTPGGMPVIAPMPAARPTRIPSQRDGAEDVAAAGTTVDHLTETYRAHYRSLLGLAALLLDDTASCEDVVQEAFIRVHSARKRVRDPEKTLAYLRQTVVNLSRSALRRRILGLKLLSKPMPDMASAEEGAYDLLERDSLIKAMKGLQRRQREVLVLRYFADMTEAQVAETLGISLGSVKAYGSRGIAALRVAMEAPA, encoded by the coding sequence GTGGCAGAGGTTCTCGATTTCACAGCGGTCTCGCGCGGTACGGCTCTCCGGCCGCCGCGCCCCACGGCCGTACGACCCCGCAGGGCCGGTACGCCCGGTGGCATGCCGGTGATCGCGCCGATGCCCGCAGCGCGGCCTACCCGCATACCCAGTCAGCGTGACGGTGCCGAGGACGTGGCTGCCGCAGGCACCACCGTCGACCACCTCACCGAGACCTACCGGGCGCACTACCGCTCGTTGCTCGGTCTCGCAGCCCTTCTCCTCGACGACACCGCCTCCTGCGAGGACGTCGTCCAGGAGGCCTTCATCCGCGTCCACTCCGCGCGCAAGCGCGTCCGGGACCCGGAGAAGACGCTCGCGTATCTGCGCCAGACCGTCGTCAATCTCTCCCGCTCGGCCCTGCGCCGCCGCATCCTCGGACTCAAGCTGCTGTCCAAGCCGATGCCGGACATGGCGAGCGCCGAGGAGGGTGCGTACGACCTGCTGGAGCGGGACTCGCTCATCAAGGCGATGAAGGGACTCCAGCGCCGCCAGCGCGAGGTCCTCGTCCTGCGGTACTTCGCGGACATGACCGAGGCGCAGGTCGCCGAGACGCTCGGGATATCCCTGGGCTCGGTGAAGGCGTACGGCTCCCGCGGAATCGCCGCCCTGCGGGTCGCCATGGAGGCACCGGCATGA